In a single window of the Candidatus Krumholzibacteriia bacterium genome:
- a CDS encoding bifunctional UDP-3-O-[3-hydroxymyristoyl] N-acetylglucosamine deacetylase/3-hydroxyacyl-ACP dehydratase, whose amino-acid sequence MIRQQRTLSREVPFEGIGLHTGNTVRMIFRPAEVNTGIRFLRSDLDQPHEIEASYENALELTDDMRNTTLKDGEERIHTVEHVLASLVGLGVDNCLIEIDSNEPAEPVTGGCKEYLKALQEAGIVGQGVPARTYEVKQPISLVEDDVELLALPYEGFRVSFTIKYPHPNLGTQYASFDINPETFEHELSSARTFALMEDVELLREKGLIKGGTLENSIVVGEDGILNEEPLRWPNEFVRHKILDLIGDLALLGRPIRGHIISHCSGHSSNVKFVGMLSEAMKRQENAIPGKSPTEWNIHDIMKIMPHRYPFLLVDRLLEMEDGKRAVGIKNVTINEPYFAGHFPEHPIFPAVLILEAMAQTGGMLLLSTVDNHQGKLVYFMGIDKARFRRPVLPGDQIRFEMEMLRLSKMGCKMRGEAFVDGELVAEAELMARVVER is encoded by the coding sequence GTGATACGCCAACAGAGAACCCTGTCAAGAGAAGTCCCCTTCGAGGGGATCGGGCTGCATACCGGCAACACGGTTCGCATGATATTCAGGCCCGCAGAAGTGAATACGGGAATCCGTTTCCTTCGAAGCGATCTCGACCAGCCTCACGAGATTGAAGCCAGCTACGAGAATGCTCTGGAATTGACCGATGACATGCGGAACACGACTCTCAAGGACGGTGAGGAGAGGATTCATACCGTGGAGCATGTTCTTGCCAGCCTTGTCGGGCTTGGGGTGGACAATTGCCTGATCGAGATTGACTCCAATGAACCTGCGGAACCTGTGACAGGAGGTTGCAAGGAGTATCTGAAGGCACTTCAGGAGGCGGGGATTGTCGGTCAGGGAGTTCCGGCGAGAACCTATGAGGTGAAACAGCCGATCAGCCTTGTCGAGGACGATGTGGAACTTCTGGCCCTTCCCTACGAGGGCTTCCGCGTCAGCTTCACGATCAAGTACCCCCATCCGAATCTCGGAACCCAGTACGCTTCTTTTGATATCAATCCAGAGACCTTTGAACATGAATTGTCCTCTGCCCGTACCTTTGCTCTCATGGAGGATGTCGAGCTTCTCCGGGAAAAAGGCTTGATCAAGGGCGGCACTCTCGAGAATTCCATTGTGGTCGGCGAGGACGGAATCCTGAATGAGGAGCCCCTGCGCTGGCCCAATGAATTCGTTCGTCACAAGATTCTGGATCTGATCGGAGATCTCGCCCTTCTCGGACGCCCGATTCGAGGGCACATCATCAGCCACTGTAGTGGGCATTCATCCAATGTGAAGTTTGTCGGCATGCTTTCGGAGGCCATGAAGAGACAGGAAAACGCCATTCCCGGCAAGAGCCCGACTGAGTGGAATATCCACGACATCATGAAGATCATGCCGCATCGCTATCCCTTCCTTCTTGTGGACCGACTTCTGGAAATGGAGGACGGTAAGAGAGCCGTGGGGATCAAGAATGTTACCATCAACGAGCCCTACTTTGCAGGTCACTTTCCGGAGCATCCGATTTTCCCCGCGGTTTTGATTCTGGAAGCCATGGCTCAAACTGGCGGGATGCTTCTGCTTTCCACGGTGGATAACCATCAGGGGAAACTGGTTTATTTCATGGGCATTGACAAGGCACGCTTTCGTCGTCCTGTGCTTCCCGGGGACCAGATCCGTTTCGAAATGGAAATGCTGCGACTGAGCAAGATGGGTTGCAAGATGCGCGGCGAAGCTTTTGTTGACGGAGAACTGGTCGCCGAAGCGGAACTAATGGCCCGCGTGGTGGAGAGATAG
- the lpxA gene encoding acyl-ACP--UDP-N-acetylglucosamine O-acyltransferase → MSVMNREPGIHPTALVHKDASLGEGVRVGPYSIIEANAEIGAGSMIGSHVRIESCVRMGSANRVFQGAVLGSPPQDLKFRGEESFLTIGSGNTIREYVTMNPGTGEGEETRIGDENMFMAYVHVAHNCRIADQVIIANAVQLAGHVEVEEFAILGGMTPVHQFVKIGAHAFVGGGSRVAQDVPPYLRVAGSPPRVAGLNLVGLQRRNFPMDSLEELKKVYRVVYRQDLNLSQAMDKLDSEEIKDTHALRFLDFILKSERGITR, encoded by the coding sequence ATGTCAGTGATGAATAGGGAACCCGGAATTCACCCCACAGCCTTGGTCCACAAGGATGCAAGCCTGGGGGAGGGTGTCCGTGTTGGTCCCTACTCCATCATTGAGGCGAATGCCGAGATTGGAGCTGGCTCCATGATTGGAAGCCATGTTCGCATTGAGTCCTGCGTCCGCATGGGCTCAGCGAACAGGGTGTTTCAGGGAGCAGTTCTTGGCAGCCCTCCCCAGGATCTCAAATTTCGGGGTGAAGAGTCTTTTCTCACGATTGGCTCGGGCAATACGATTCGTGAATATGTCACCATGAATCCCGGAACGGGGGAAGGGGAAGAGACCCGGATCGGGGATGAAAACATGTTCATGGCCTACGTACACGTCGCACACAATTGCCGAATTGCCGATCAGGTGATCATTGCCAATGCGGTTCAATTGGCCGGGCATGTGGAAGTGGAGGAGTTTGCCATTCTTGGGGGGATGACTCCGGTGCACCAGTTCGTCAAGATCGGGGCTCACGCCTTTGTTGGCGGGGGAAGCCGGGTTGCCCAGGACGTCCCTCCCTATCTTCGGGTCGCCGGGAGCCCTCCTCGTGTGGCCGGACTGAACCTTGTGGGTCTTCAGCGAAGGAATTTCCCTATGGACAGCCTGGAGGAACTGAAGAAAGTCTACCGAGTTGTCTATCGGCAGGATCTGAATCTCTCACAGGCGATGGACAAACTGGATTCCGAAGAGATCAAGGATACTCATGCTCTTCGTTTTCTGGACTTCATCCTCAAGAGTGAGCGGGGCATTACCCGCTAG
- a CDS encoding phenylalanine--tRNA ligase beta subunit-related protein has protein sequence MTGTDNSHFHGGLLLVSRVTRGTPLSTPFPIWLNSSTLAIMIQINNLAPLALRIHAVVFQVPRHREDPLFHEHLNQVCRSMRSRYEGKPPSEIPCLAPAREMYRAAGVDPTRYRPSSEALLRRVLQGKELYRLSPLVDTGNLFSLEHSISIGLYDSRFLEGTIALRMGEKGEFFPGIRKSEIHVQGKICLVDEVGPFGSPSSDSWRTRIREDSRDILVILYAPRSWTREMLEEKAAILCSEFQHWCAAEECRQFAVD, from the coding sequence ATGACCGGTACCGACAACTCCCACTTTCATGGCGGCCTCCTTCTTGTGAGCAGGGTAACGCGGGGAACGCCCCTGTCAACGCCCTTTCCAATCTGGCTCAATTCCTCTACACTCGCCATCATGATCCAGATCAATAACCTGGCTCCGCTGGCCCTTCGAATCCATGCTGTTGTCTTTCAAGTTCCGAGGCATCGGGAAGACCCGCTCTTTCACGAGCACCTGAATCAGGTCTGCCGCAGCATGCGCAGTCGCTACGAAGGAAAACCGCCCTCAGAAATCCCCTGCCTCGCCCCTGCCCGGGAGATGTACCGGGCTGCCGGGGTGGATCCAACCCGCTACCGCCCTTCCAGCGAGGCCTTGCTGAGGAGAGTTCTTCAGGGCAAAGAGCTTTACCGCCTCAGCCCTCTGGTGGACACGGGGAACCTCTTCTCTCTCGAGCATTCCATCTCCATCGGATTATATGATTCCCGTTTTCTTGAAGGAACCATCGCCCTGAGAATGGGAGAGAAGGGTGAATTCTTCCCGGGGATCCGGAAATCGGAGATCCACGTTCAAGGCAAGATCTGTCTGGTTGATGAAGTCGGCCCCTTCGGGTCTCCCAGTTCCGACTCCTGGAGAACCCGCATCCGCGAGGATTCCCGGGACATTCTCGTAATTCTCTATGCTCCGAGATCCTGGACACGGGAAATGCTGGAGGAAAAAGCAGCGATTCTCTGTTCGGAATTCCAGCACTGGTGCGCGGCAGAAGAGTGTCGCCAATTTGCCGTGGACTAG